Part of the Penaeus vannamei isolate JL-2024 chromosome 9, ASM4276789v1, whole genome shotgun sequence genome is shown below.
acacacacacacacacatacacacacacacacgcacgcacgcacgcacacacacatatacacacacacatatatacacacatacacatacacacttatacatacacacacatatacacacacacacacatacacacttatacatacacacacacacacacatacatacacacatatactcacacacacacacacacgtacacacacacacactcacacacacacaaatacacacacatacactcacacacacatacactcacacgcacacatatatatctatgtatgtatgaatatataaatatgcatagacattgacatatatatacacactatatatatatatatatatatatatatatatatatatatatatatatatatatgtgtgtgtgtgtgtgtctgtgtctgtgtatacatatatacacacatatatacttgtacatataaaagtatgtaaatatgtatatttatccttttatacTGCACACGCTGAAATTGTTTCGTAAATTTGCTGTCATCGTGTACTGCattactatcccccccccccccccaaaaaaaaaaacgcaatttcGCACCAAGGTTGGCCTGCAACGCCCCTGCTTTCGAATGGCGACTGTCTCTTGAAGTGagccctgccttctcccccttacaGCTGGGTAGCGAAGGCAGCATAGAATGGGGAGCCCTTCAGGAGGTGTGCGAGGCCATGGGCGTGGAGGAGGCGACGGCCCAGGAGGCGTGGAAGCGGGCCGGGGGCGGAGACAAGGGCGCGGTCGAATGGGAGCACATACTGACCCACGTCGCAGGACTGGCCACCCACGTGAGTTAAGGGTTAGAGGTGAAATTTATGTGCTACACAAACCGAGGTCATGAAGCAACATAGGAGGTATAGTATcggaaagggatggggatgggttgTTGGCTTGGTGTTATACGTTAGCGGTTATGTAGTAGTTGGATGGTATTTGAAGGGTGTATatagtcaaggtctatataagtgctTAATTAGACCTTGTATATAGTTAGGTAAGGTCCCTCACGGACGTAATCTTATCGCGCGTTCGAGAATGTTCACGActttgaaggtggtggtggtggtgcttgcGACTGGGCTGGCTGGTGCTGGTCGTTATGAAAATGATTGGGATTATAGGGTTATAACTAAGAGCGAAATATCTATTcgaggaaaaaatatgataatgataatcataacaagagtaacattattaatgatagtgataattaacgTTATTATAAATCATTACCCTCTATTCCCATATTATGAATTTTGCTATAACTTCCATTACGATTAGCGTTAGTATAACTGAAATTCATATAAAGTATATTTATTTCCAATACCTTTACTGCTGTAGCTTTTTGTTGACAAAATTGCCACAATGGAAAATGCAAACTCTTTATTGACAAAGATGCTACAATATAAATCCGAAAATGTaaagtttgtaaaaaaaaaatgtatctatcAAAACTCGTTAACCGAAAAATAACCTTTCATTTGATTAACTGAAACATTAGATCCCTCGAGATTTCTCAGAGCCAAAGAACCACCAACAGTAACACTTGTATTTCCAGTCCGACGCGGAAGCCCTGCAGCTGGTAATGGCGACCATCTCGGAGGACCCGGTTGGCCATAAAGTCCCAGCTGACACCATCGTGGACCATCTCCATCGCCTGCACACCCATAGCAATATCGTGCCCACTGACCAGTACAACGATGCAGTGGGTTACCTCAACGATATTGCCAATTATC
Proteins encoded:
- the LOC113825443 gene encoding ropporin-1-like protein, giving the protein MVASAGAGARVPAALPRILKDYTKAAIRTQPKDLLTWSVAYFRSMAKGTVPPVKDRLEFPVPESKGGISPGILRVLHRQLGSEGSIEWGALQEVCEAMGVEEATAQEAWKRAGGGDKGAVEWEHILTHVAGLATHSDAEALQLVMATISEDPVGHKVPADTIVDHLHRLHTHSNIVPTDQYNDAVGYLNDIANYQDGFLVPSDLTRPSCPLMH